The DNA region CTTTATTTCACGGAAGTCGATTAGttctcagttgattttttttttttttcccctttgatccTTATGTCGTTTTGAAGGAAGGAGAGGTGTATGCCATTGAGACCTTTGGGAGCACAGGAAAGGGCGTGGTTCATGACGACATGGAATGTTCACACTACATGAAAAATTTTGATGTGGGGCATGTGCCAATAAGGTGAGACTTGATAACTCATGAGCATTTCTTCCAAGGCAAGAATATAGCAAGTCTATCAGGTGGCGTATTTGTAAATGTCAGGGTCTTCAGTCTTATCAGTGAGTTATTTGGTTTCTGTggtacagcaaaaaaaaaaaaaaaaaggttcctgtTAACTTTACCCTGGCTTGAAAATGATGGAGAGATAAGTGTTCAGATGATGATGTGATTATTTCCTGGCATTCCTAGGTTTGAGATTACAATGCTTTCCCTGTTGTTAATGTCCTGTCCCAGTTGACATTGTGTTTTACTCATTACAGAGGTAGATTCTAAGTAGGAATTCATGCTTTCACAGGTTGTCACCTGTGGACTTGTATGAAAAGGGACTTATTTCGGTGATACTCTGTCTAGGAACTTAGCACATATAAGGTGATCTTCAGCACGTTTCATAGCCAACCATGTCTTTGGACCATTACATATCTCTTACTATTAGTGAAAGAACAGTTGATGTTTTAAACTCAGACACCAGGTGCGGACACAGCTTAGACTTGAccttttttttctcgagacagagtttctctgtatagccctggctgtcctggaactcactctgtagaccaggctggcctcgaactcagaaatccgcctgcctctgcctcccgtgagccaccaccgcctggctagatTTGACTTTTATAATGGGTAAATTGATTAGTTAACTCTTTTGCCAATTGTCTTTTCTCTCCTTAGGCTTCCAAGAACAAAACACTTGTTAAATGTCATCAATGAAAACTTCGGTACCCTTGCCTTCTGCCGAAGGTGGCTGGATCGCTTGGGAGAAAGTAAATACTTAATGGCTCTGAAGAATCTGTGTGACTTGGGCATTGTAGATCCATACCCACCACTGTGTGACATTAAAGGGTCATACACAGCACAGTTTGAACATACCATACTGTTGCGTCCAACCTGTAAAGAAGTTGTCAGCAGAGGAGATGACTATTAAACTTAGTCCAAAGCCAACACGTCTTTATTTTCTAAGCTTTGTTGGAACACATTATACCACAAGTAATTTGCAACATGTTGTCTGTTTTAACAGTGGACCTGTGTAATACCGTTATCCATGTGTAAAGGATTTGATCAAAGGCAGACTGTCTACATGTAATTAACCAAGGGAAAGGCTTTCGAGACTTTAATGTTAACCGTTTCTCCCGTCTAGGAAATGCTGTACTGCTCACTAGCTAGGAATTacttacatgttttgttttgaagacctAAGAGATGCTTTTTGGATATTTATATTGCCATATTCTTACTTGGATGCTTTGAATGACTACATTCAGTTCTGCACCTATGCCCTCTGGTATTGCTTTTTAACCTTCCTGGAAATccattttctaaaaaataaagacattttcagatCTGAGAGCTACATTTTAATGTCTATGGTTGTAATTCTAAGCAGAAAGAGATTAAGTATGGATAATGTTCTTTATCTGGACTGTAGATAGGACAGATACCACAGATTCTCTTCAGGCATGGTGGCTACACGCTCTTCATGTGTATGAAGCAGGCAGAAAGGACTACAGTTGCAGaaggctttgctttcttttttttttttttttttttttttgtagaagcATATTTAAAATCCCCCATAGGAAGATGTACTGATTTAAGCATCATGGAAAAACATTGTGCCAACTGGAAAAACCTTACTATAATAAATGTCCCTTAAGTGTTCATATTTATAGGATATGTATTCCACATTAGAAAACCAAATCAACATTAAAGCCACAAGCAAAATAAGTTTCAGTCTTGTCCTAATTAGGAGTTATCTTGGGATTGGGCTTTCCCTTCCTGAGTCAAGCACTGACCATCACGGCCTCCAGTAAGTTAGAGATCTTAGCATCAGGTTACTCAAGGAAATGTGGTCCGTGTGATCTTTCATAAATCGTGTGTTAATCTGAGTATAAAGATACATTCAACTTTAGACTGGGCCCAATAATTATTTAGCTGCTTAAAATCTATGTGGTTTGCTAGAAATAGTCCATCATAGTTTCAAATTGGTTACTTGCTCAGGTAAAGCCTTAATTTGTGTATACCTTAACACAATAATGCTATATTCCTTCTGGTATGctatatcaatttttattttgcttgacATTGTCTCTGAAGAGAAGGTAGACTTACGGCCCTGGGCCATGCGTTGCTTAAGAAGTTTTATGTGAAGGTTACTTGTGACTGTGAGCTGTGTCTTCCTGTTGCTCACGGGCTCTCCAGCTGAACACACACTCACGGGCTTTCAAGCTGAACACATACTCATGGGCTCTCCAGCTGGCTCCTGGGGCTCTGCATTCATGGTCTTGGCTTTTGAGTGGCTTGATATCTAAGCCCAGGATATTGAAAACTGACCCCTCTACAAACTTTAGGGTTTTCTAAGACCTTTCCGGCAGTCTCCTATTTGTAAGGTCCAACCTTATCTCAGAGAGTACTGTTGGGTGGCCAAGGAGTATGGCcttataaataaaggaaaaccaaaacaaagccaaagccaaCCCTTGCTGTTTGCTTACTAGCTATGTGTCCCTTAAAGTCATTGTTACATTTAGTGATGTATCTTCCTGTGATGTTTAACAATAGTGCCTTTAGTAAATTATTTTACAGCCTAAACTGTTGGGTTTTTGTTAGAACAACTTAAGAGTGTGGGTGTCCACTGCAGATCTGAGGTATTTAATAAGAAACTGAAGTTTCTTTGCatcatttgggttttgtttttttcagtgcAATTTTAGATTCACAACAAAATCTAGTGGGAAGTACAACAGTATGCTGTGTGCTAgtttaatgttttgtttctcttaaatACCAGTAAAAATAAGGTGCTAAAAtgtgttgattaaaaaaaaaaggttcttgaAATTAAAGGCTAGAGTCGGTAACTTTATCACAAAATCTTTAATGAGGTATATTTAACAGCTGATGCAACAATTTGTATACGTGTTGGGTAAGTGAGCATTTCCAGACCTAACATTACTCCAGCTGTATTTTTGGCACAAATGATTCTATCTTAGGTTGATGTGTTTTTGTTGCAGTTCGTTAATAAGCCGCCCCAGGTGACACTCGTCAGAAGTCTGTGCTAAAGACAACTAACTCTTCCTGGCTTAAATGTAAGCTGTAAATTAAGTCACTttaggaagaaggggaaaaaaacctctcCCAGTGGCTCACAGGTTCCTTGGGATCTGTAGGTTGGTGGAGCCCCATTTCTGAGCAGGTTGGGTGGCCGTGGCCATGGCTATGGCAGCAGCAGGGCTCCATCCATAAGACCTGGAAAGCTTTCTTTAGAACACAGCGAAAAGAAATCTCTCTTGCTTTTAGTAAATTCGAGTTTAGATCACTTTTAGTGTTTTTAAAGAGGGTCCAGGGTCCTGAGAGATTCCCAGTGGTCACATAATCCTAGCAAGAGTCAGGCTTAGGTTACTTCAAGAAAAATGAGATCTTAGATGTAACAGCCCAGGTGCCAAGCTTGAACTGTtgtcttctctctgccttatACATCTGTCCCTATGCATTTGTCTTATTCCtttgaactaaaaataaaaaaataaatcaagtacTTAAGAGATCTAAAATAATTAAGCGTAAAAACTCATTCTTAAGATAAACTACATTCGTGTATCATAATATACTGGTTTGCTAAATTCAAATTTTTGTGACTGCTTTATTAGAACTATTTTTTCATTGCCCATAGTTCCAAAGTTCATTGAAGTATACCATGTGTAAATCtgctatttttcattttgaatttgtgCTCAATAAAGGACAGTTATGGAAGCAATAAATTTTGTAGTGAGAGACCAGTATCTGCATTAAATCTATTCCAAGCCCTGTAGAAGCTTGAAGCCTCAGGAATGACTGGAGCTAGGAGATACTTCAGTACTTCACTTCCAATCTGTTTACCTCCAAGGGGGCAGAACTCAAGTCAGTATAACAatggctttcttttcttagtAAAACAATCTTAGTAAAACAATCGGTGAAGAGCATCTTCCCCCATGTAGTTAGAATCTGTATAGAAAACAGCtacaaaagataaataataatatacataaaatgatgCCACCTGAATTTCTTTAGTAGATTGCACAAATTCATGATTTGAGGCAATTAAGACATCAGAATATAAGAGGTAACAGTCTGAGGTAAACACTACAAGTATAAAactcaaatatttgaaaaaagttTAGTTGGCCTATAGTTGATATACATATAGTTTGtctctgtaaaaaagaaaagaaaaactttgtaGTTAAATACACAATGTCTAAACATAGCAGGCACTGATCATAATTCcagaataaaaacaatgaatgaagcACAGCAGCGTGGGTCAGCCCATTTAAAAAGGATATATACAGGTAATGAGAGCCCACTGTCTGGATCAGCTAAGGACTTCATTAGAAGAGGCATCAGTCTCCTCACTGGGGTGCTGGCTATTGGACAGGAGCTCAGGAGGCAAGAGTTTCGAATGTCCATTCTCAGTAACTCGCTGAgtataaaataagatataagCTTGGGCCTTGCGTACTTCTTCCATAGTGCACATACTCAGCTTGGAATCGTTGCAGTGTACCCAGAACCCTAGAGCGAAGCACAAAGAGCCGAGGTTGGAAAAGAATCCACCACAAAAGCCACCTTGGCTGCAAATGGAGGGTTTCCTGCAGGAAAGCAAGGGCAGGCTCAGTTTCTTTGCAGTGGGAATGTGTTACTCTAGGATTCCTTCGTACTCCTTTTAGGCAAAACCTATCTGTTCTTAGTAGTTTGGAGTTACAGAATCTGACATGTGTACTTGTCACCCTCCATTCCCAAAGGAATAGTAGTTTTCACAGATTACTTTTTCAGAATAGTAAGGCTTTTTGCTGGGGAAAGCAGAAAGGTGGCTGTAGAAGGAGGACACAATGAGAGTGACTCTTATCTGAACAAGTATCTGCCATCTCCGGGTCATTAAGTACCCTGTTCTCTAACAAACCAGTGACTACAGTGTGACTTTAAGAAAATCTGGCCACTGCTGGGGCCTGGTggcacacttgggaagcagaggctggggtatctcatgagtttgaggccagcctacccTACGCATTGAGTACCAGATCAGCCAGGTCtatagagaaactgtctcaaaaccaaacaaaagaaagattacATGTATTTTTTGCTGCacctggtggcacatgtctttaatctcagccctcaggagaggcagaggcaggaacatctaagttcaaggccagcctggtatccACACTGAATTCCAGAATAGCCAGTTACATATGAATGAGattcttctcaaaagaaaaaagtatctgtactggctgggtttgtgtgtcaacttgacacaggctggagttatcacagagaaaggagcgtCAGTTaggaaagtgcctccatgagatccagcagtgGGCCATTTTCTCAaattagtgatcaatcggggagggccccttgtggatggtgccatccctgggctggtagtcttgggttctataagaaagcaagctgagcaaggcagaggaagcaagccagtaaggaacatccctccatggcctctgcatcagctcctgcttcctgacctgcttgagttcctgtcctgacttctttggtgatgaacagcaatgtggaagtgtttcctccccaacttgcttcttggtcatgatgtttgtgcaggaatagaaaccctagaacAGTATCCAAGCTTGTATTTTCTGTACCCTCAACCCACCAAAAATCCAGCAGCACTGACAGCAGAAGGCCCTTTTTCTAGAAAGAAGGCGGGTGGGTGACTTAGTAGCCAACTTAGAAATTGCTAAAAGTCCTAAGCAGACGCTTGCAAGTCTAACCCAAAATAAACTTGGTTTTCTCGGCTCTACCTCCTTCGGAATTGTAGCAGTAGGCAGTGTAGTGTCCTGAGCCAAATCCTTTTCCGTGGTGAATTACGACAGCAGATAAGTTATAGATAAAGCACTCTGGTCTGAGAGTGTTCAGGGTCTCCATGCAGCAATAGGGCTCCATGTTTAAGGTTTCCTCAAAGACAACATGAACACCAATCTTCTCCCGGTTATTACGTCCTGACCATCTAGGAACAAAAGCAAGTGACACTTTAGAATCAAGGGAAGAAAGCTCGCCATATATTAGGTCTAGGTAGCTTTAACAGTCGATTCCAGAGAGTGCAAAATCTAAAGAAACATTTATATGGAACAGGCCTTCTCAGTGCCAAGTTGACTGTGGAGGGATATGTGTTTGTTTGGCAACAAGGCCCAGTGACTTCTGCTTTCTCAGTTTAACAATGCCTGAATGTATAGTTGGGAGCATTAGACTTGGTAGGCAGCACACCCTTTATAAGGAAGAACCTTTCCTTAGGGCACTGGTCACTgttgtcttgaactcagagatccacctgtgtctgcccagtcctgagggctggggttaaaggtgtgtggcacaaCAGCTGGCTTTCTTATGGTTTTATGTTACATTTTATCTTGTGTGTCTCATTCCGGGAGATGTTCATGCTACAGTGTCAGTGAGGGTCAGAAGTCAAGGCAGAATCCAGTGGACTGAACTTGGTGGCAGGTGCTTTAACCCTCCTCACTAGTCCCCAAACTGCTTTATCTTTGATCAATATATTCTAAGCACAGAGCAACTGGGTAAGATATACACATTACaaaattacatctttaaaaaagtatacctgaatattaaacaataaatataattaaattcacATGGAGCAGGCACAGTCGCTGCTGGGATAAGTGATATGCTCTGGAATCTTggtactcaggaagctgaggcaggaggattctcaCTTTGACGCCAGGCTGGGGTACCtgacacagcaagttctaggctagcctggctCTCAGAAAAAGAGTTATCAAAACAACTCAGTTACTGAGTATAGATGTCTGCTGTTCAAAGCTAAAGATAATAActgttactgtttttaaaaagaatggcatCCATTAGCCAAGTATTCGGTGTTCAAATGGAATCCACTGTATGTCTACTCTAGGTCTTGAAGCATCCTAACCAGAAGGAATGACCCAGTTACCCCGTAAGTGGTAGACAGCTGGAACTAACACTACTGACCTGAAGCGTTTGAGGTGcagtctgaggacctgaggtaGGTGGCATATCATAAGCTGCTTCTGGGCTTCAGTGAATACAACTGGTTTTGACGAAAACTTTCTACGCATtgctaaaatacaaataaaatgaaataaaaacagtttcAAAGATTACAAGGAAAAAACGTTGAGTAAACTCATGTAACTCACCCATGAGTTACCCAGGTCTAACACCATGTTGGAGGTGAGCACAGGCCTTGACCTCGGGAAATGGAGAGCACTTTGTAAAATGAGAAACGGAGGCGGAGTCAGGGTAGACATGAAAGAAAGTATGGGACTTAATAATAATCCCTCAAGGGTCTGGACtagaggctcagcagttaagaacaagTGCTGCCTGGCAGGGaatccagattcagttcccaggacccacatggaggctcacaactgtctgtgactacAGGTTCAGGGAGTGCCACACCCTCTCGTGGCCTCGGCAGGAACAACACATGCCGTGTGGGTttttacatgcaggcaaaacactcatggaagaataaaatagaatGCTGCTATATATTTAAAAGCAGATTTGCCTAGGCCAACTAAGCAGGCGAAAGTTAACAGTTTCCTCCATACGTAATTTAATAACACACTTTCTGAACTCTTAAACCCCTATAGTCAATTCATTTAGCCTTTGCTAAGCTGGTCCCAGGCATGTGAGTGTGTAGTGCACACAGCATCCTGCATCCTTAAGCTTTCCCGGGTCTCTCCTCACTCTACCAATGTCATTCTCTGAACTCGAGGTTGTCTTCCCGCTTCTCTCGTGTCCACCCAGGGACTGCGCCCTGCAGTCCCTGCTGGGCCATCCACTCCCAGAGCTTGCTGGTTAGCAGTTGCCTCTCATGCCAGCTTGGGGTGACTTCCCCTGGCTGCTAGAAGCTTTCCTCCAGGAACCCAGATGCTGCTAAACGCCCTGTTCCTGCTTCTGGACTCTATGTGTATGGCTACCGAGGGTGCCCAgcctctctggctcctgcttGCAAAGCTTCCCCTTCCTGTATTGAATAAAGTAGCTATTCCAGGCCTGGGTTTGTTGGCCTCATTGCATATTCAAATCACTATAAGGTCATTTTCCACATGTATAATACTATCGATCCCAAAATTTTGGTGACGAAGATATTTGGGACACTTTAAATTCATCCTAACAAATCTGACAAAGTCCCATTGCTCTTTCAAGTCCCGTAGATAGATCTTAGGCTACCTCATAACCTAATAACAGGAAATTAAGGCAGCACTCAGAACAAAAATGTGACTTGGTGGCTCTAGAAAATAATCAATATGACATCTCTTCAgctgcctagcatgcaggaaacaAGAGGTTTAATGTCACAACACTAGCAAGCTctagcatcattttttttaagacatggaaatttttaaaataaattattgttgAGCCAGgcatctgcctttaatcccagcactcgggaggcagaggcaggcggatctcttagtttgaagccagcctggtcttcagagttccATGATAGCCgggggctacacagacaaaccctgtctgggaaaacctaaatcaatcaatcacttCTTTTATTCTACGTGTACAGGTAAATGCTTTATCTtcctgtatgtctgtataccacatgtgtgcacctgAGGTGGCAAGAAGCCATCCTTGAGACTCGAGTTAAAGACAgatttgagctgccatgtgggtgctgggaatggaaccctgaCTATCAGAACTGCCAGTGCccttagccattgagccatctctctggcactACAAGAAGAAATTTAATATCATCAATGATGATGATTATCAAGTAGAAATGTCTGATTTCTTTTgcagaactaaaacaaaaaaaaaaaattcattttcatagcTACTACTGAAGCACTTTCTTCCAGGTTCCCCGGTCTCCACCTAATATTAATCTTACAAAAGCACAGAGAGATGGGCCATACTCACAGTTACAGTGGTCACACACGTAGACTTTCCCTTCTAAAGCTTCTGTTTCGGTAAATTTGCCCAACATATCAGTAACCAGGCACGGCTGGGAGGCAGCCTCTTTCCCACTGCATTGGTATCTCTCTGGAAACTCCAGGGACAAGTCCCAGAATGGTTCTATGGTATCTGATTTGTTGTCACAAGCAAGACATGTAACCTGCAAAGGAAAGCGTTACTCCGCTGACAAGCTGGTTTTACAGTCTGTCAGGACAGTCGAgtggaacatttttctttaagaagctattaggcagggctggtgagatgactcaagAGGACAAGAGGAAGGCACTGGCTGCTAAAGCCTCATGATGGTCAAACTGAGGCAGATTCCTTGGCCcccaaaggggagagagagaaaacagtccTAGAGATGTCCTCTGACGCCCAAAcctgcatgcgtgcacacaccacaaaaacaaaGTTCTAATAACTAGAGGCAATGTAGTGATTGGGTTATTTAATGCCATCAACACAGCGCATAAACAGTTGAAGACATTATAAGCTGAATCTATACACAACAAGCAAAAGAGGGCTAGGAGAGGTGACCTGGCTGTCGAGTGCCagctgctctgctcttccagagggcctgagttcaattcccagcacctacatggtggcccacaattGTCTAGAATAGGATTTGAGGCCGTCTTCCGGTGTGCAGGCATACAGGGAGCAAGACAAGGCAAAGCCAATGCAGACGTTGATATAACAAACCAACAGGAAGAACCCTGCCAGAGATAAGTCTAGGAATTCGGCATGGGAGTCAGGCTTTGAGAAGTTTCCTGGAGTGCCCCAGAATCCTATCACATGACTTTTAGGGAGAGAGACCTCTAGGGAAGAGAGATGAGGTGTAGTGGCTCAGCGGGAGGATGCAAGGCCCCATGGAGAAGCAAAATGTTTATAGAACAAATTGTATTCATTtcagggctggagcgatggctcagggtttttttttttttttttttNNNNNNNNNNNNNNNNNNNNNNNNNNNNNNNNNNNNNNNNNNNNNNNNNNNNNNNNNNNNNNNNNNNNNNNNNNNNNNNNNNNNNNNNNNNNNNNNNNNNgaactcagaaatcctcctgcctctgcctcccgagtgctgggattaaaggcgtgcgccaccacgcccggccggctcaggggttaagagcactgactgctctttcagaggtcttgggttcaattcccagcaaccacatggtggctcacaaccatctgtaatgggatctgatgccctcttctggtgtgttagaAGACAgctacttatatacataaaataaacaattctttaaaaaattttttttactcatttcaagattcacttatttattcagtaaaaaaggaaaaaaaaaacacttagccATTCTCACACTATAGAAAATCTAAGGTGAGAAAATAACTTTTTGAATATTAAGTTATCATTACCTACCCAAACTACTCCATTTTTTAGAAAATTCTATGTACTTCTGTGTGGGCATGTGCGTGTGTGGGATGGTGTGTTCTTGGAGGCCAAAGGCATGGGCGcctcctggagcaggagttacagacattGTGAGCGACCTGCCATGGTGCTAGGacctgagcctgggtcctctgtaagaacagtagctgctctcaaccactgagccacctgcccAGCCCCCAGGCTACTCCCTTTGGATAAAGGATTTCTAGGACTGTGTCACGGGAAAAACTACCAATTTATCATGCCATAATGAAACATTGGAAATAGTCCCAAATCTACATATGATTAAATACATCATGGTAGAAATAAACAGATACAGAAATGCTTGAAAAATAAGgattaaaaacattctttttaaagatttctttttttaagtgtgtgcatTTGCGTGGTGGATGGAGCAGGTAAGTACAGGCGCCTGTGAAGGGCAGAGGTGCCAGATGGCCGCCCCTGtggctggaggaagaggcagtagTGAGCCAccaggtgtgggtgctgggacccacactccagtcctctgcaagagcagtaaccACTTGACCATCTCACTCCCAGTGGTCCTCAACTTCGGGTCAAGACCCCTTTGAGGGTCGAACAACTTTTCTTTCACAGGGTCccctaagaccatgggaaaacacagatatttacactaaaactcataacagcagcaaaattataggtACGAGGTAAGCCCTTTTGCCACAGCTAAAATACAAAGGAAAGCTGTCTGTTAAGGGAAAAAGGGCTTTCGACTGGAGGCAGTTTACCAAGTCTactggtcagaggacaactgtgtagATGGAACAGGCTTGTTCTTCCACAGCTAGGAAAACTTATAGAAGTGACTGATACAAAGGAAAATCATTTAGGattattaatctttaaaaaaaaaaaatcacacttcttTACCCTACTTGTTCAAGATTTTGACCCTTATACTTTTAATAGGATGTTGCCTGAAATTGCACATGTACCGTAATAATTCTCTCAGTACAGCAACTATGTCCTCTaggtcacacacacatagacacacacgcacacacaagtgTCATTTTAAATGAGATCATGGAGTTTTTCTCTTACCCTAGCTATCACCAAATAATTGGAACTGGACTGTTATATTTATGTAACAGCTTTAAGGGCACAACAACAGAGCAGTATTAActattttaatcctctaaacGAATCTGGTTACTTCCCAACCAAAGGCTCCCTCTGCTCCAGGTCAtggtctctctccccccccccccccccagcaaactGCCCACCCCCCAGCAAATCCCTACTTCCTCTCTcaatctctccccctcccctggctgGAAGGAAGTccagccctcctgcctccccttttcAGTCATTGTCTGATCAGTGAGCTTTCTTGACCAATCAAGGAATAATTGGGGAGCAATGTTCACACAACATTGAGATTCTTAAAATAAGGATTTCAACCAGATATGGGGGCACAGGAATCAGCCTTTGAATAATTCAAGGATACTCTTTATGCAGGGCACAGTAATATTATGACTATCCCTGCatgcgcgaacacacacacacacacacacacacacacacacacacacacacgccctcgTAACCACTCAGAGAATGGCTATATTCTAACCTAGAAGATGTAGTTGCTATCTCTCTCCCCCTGACAAAGCCTCTGCTTCCACAACTACACAACTATTTCTAGTGATTCGGAGATCTGTAAGTGACTTCTTCACACACTCGTCAAAGAAATCTATTCTGACCTAAAAATGCCACCAACTCTCCCTCGCTAGATACATACAGAATCCCCAGTGGTAGGTCGCACTGTAGGAATTGCCGAAGCTGATAAAAGGTGGCAAAGGCATCCATACCTGACTAAGAAGTTGTCCGTGAAAAATGTTATTCACCACATTCAGAACTTGCTCAATAAGTCTCCTTTGGGAAGTGGGGATGAGGGCTGGTAACTTGGTTCCGGTTGTTTCTAGTTCACGTTGTATCTTATCCAGAAGTTCACAAAGAAATTCCTGAGCATCTTGCTGGGCGTAACCACGGAAAGCAGGGATCAGCTTCCACACGGAGTGAAGCATGGCAAAGGGCGAGACCAAGGCCCACTCTCCAGACCACATGACTTGGAACAGGGTATGCAATTCATGGCAAAGAGAACTGTACGGGGAACTGGGCTCCCTTGGCTGAATAAGCTCCATGTTCCGACCTTTGGAGGCCCCTCCACTCAGGCCTGATGATAAACCTGAATGTCTGGAGCATGCgaagcctttctctttctcttgccctTCCTTCATCTGCtgtgctgctgcctctgccaccaccgCCGCCTCCGTGACGGCTGAGTGCTTATAGGATCGGGCCTTATCGTTGGCAGCCACAGCCAGCCACTGGTTCAGGTCAAGCTTTAAAAAACATTGTCGAAAAATGAGTAAATGACTCAACACTTGAAGAACAGAATTCATATAGCAAGTATTTCCTAAATTTCTCAGTCCGGTTACACCAGGAGTTACCGCGGGCCTTCGTTTGATTAAGGAGTCACTTACTTTTTTAAGTGCCCCGTCTTCTGAGGTAGGTAGCGCGGCTTTGCCCTTTGCTGGGGATGCGGGAGGTGGGGGCGGCGCCGGCACTGGCACTGGCACTGGCACTGGCACTGGCACGATTTCAATCGTGGCCGCTGCCTCCGAGGAGCCTTGTAAGTGTAATCTCTTCCGCGGAGGTGTGCTTTCCAGCTCGGCTTTCATCTGCTGCTCCAACTCCTGCTGCCGCCTTCTCTTCGCCTCTCCTTTTGCTACCGTTCTCTCCTGAGTTGGCTCTTGCCCTTTTCTTCCAGTTGCTGACTGTTCGAACCAAGT from Mus pahari chromosome 9, PAHARI_EIJ_v1.1, whole genome shotgun sequence includes:
- the Usp44 gene encoding ubiquitin carboxyl-terminal hydrolase 44, whose amino-acid sequence is MDRCKHVEQLQLAQGHSILDPQKWYCMVCNTTESIWACLSCSHVACGKYIQEHALKHFQESNHPVAFDVKDMYAFCYLCNDYVLNDNAAGDLKSLRSTLSAIKSKKYPCVVQSDSVLHSVDAQDHVYSLHHGTQSLPGNEDPMCAALWHRRRVLLGKTFRTWFEQSATGRKGQEPTQERTVAKGEAKRRRQQELEQQMKAELESTPPRKRLHLQGSSEAAATIEIVPVPVPVPVPVPAPPPPPASPAKGKAALPTSEDGALKKVSDSLIKRRPAVTPGVTGLRNLGNTCYMNSVLQVLSHLLIFRQCFLKLDLNQWLAVAANDKARSYKHSAVTEAAVVAEAAAQQMKEGQEKEKGFACSRHSGLSSGLSGGASKGRNMELIQPREPSSPYSSLCHELHTLFQVMWSGEWALVSPFAMLHSVWKLIPAFRGYAQQDAQEFLCELLDKIQRELETTGTKLPALIPTSQRRLIEQVLNVVNNIFHGQLLSQVTCLACDNKSDTIEPFWDLSLEFPERYQCSGKEAASQPCLVTDMLGKFTETEALEGKVYVCDHCNSMRRKFSSKPVVFTEAQKQLMICHLPQVLRLHLKRFRWSGRNNREKIGVHVVFEETLNMEPYCCMETLNTLRPECFIYNLSAVVIHHGKGFGSGHYTAYCYNSEGGFWVHCNDSKLSMCTMEEVRKAQAYILFYTQRVTENGHSKLLPPELLSNSQHPSEETDASSNEVLS